The following nucleotide sequence is from Spirochaetaceae bacterium.
CTACCGAAGATAATATAGATTATGACTTACCACTAGCTGAGCCAACCCACGAAGAAATTGAGAGTATCACAGCTGATAACTTGGATATAATTGAAGAAGTACTCAGCGAAGATACGGAGAGTATCACAGAGGATAACTTAGCTGTAACAGAAGAAGTACCTAACGAAGCTCTTGATAGTAGCGACGAAAATAATGAAGAGATAGCCGATGAGGTATTAAGTGAAGCGACTACCGATACCTACCTAACGGCCGAATCCGAATTTACCGGCGAAACTGAAGCGGAGCCCGAACTTATTGTTACCGAGCAAACCGAACCGGAGCTGCCTCAAGGCGAAGATTTATTTGCCGTTATCCAAAATAGCTTAGCTAAAACCAGCGAAATTTTAGATAATCCCCCCGAAGAGCCGCTGACAAACCGGCCGGCCGCCGAATTAGCTTTAAACACCGAGACAGAGGCCGCTGCTTTACCGCTCAGCAAAGATTTTAGCCAAAAAATAATGGAGCAAGTTAGCCCCGAAGATTTGGCTAAACTACAAGCCGCCTTAGCCAAAACCGATGTTAATGCTAAAGATAGTTTTGGTATTACCCCGCTGGGGTTAGCGGTAAGTTATGGCCAGCTTCATACGGTGGCTGTCTTGTTAACCAACGGAGCTAATATAAAGGCTACCAATAACTACGGGGCTACGGCTATCCATGCTACTACCAAATTAGCCGCCGGCCCCAATAAAGAAGATATACTCACTTTACTTTTAGAGCACGGGGCCGATATTAATGCCAAAGATAATTATGGGCAAACCGCTTTACATATAGAGGCGCGCTTTGGCCAGCTACCGGCTTTAGAGTATCTCTTAAAACACGGTGCAGCCATTAACCAGCTGGATAACAAAGGGGCTGCCGCCTTAAATTATGCCGTGTTAAGGGGCGATACCTCATTAGTTTACAGCTTATTAATGGCCGGCGCTAAAAGTAATATTATTGATGGTTATGGCCGCCCCCTTGAAGATTGGGTTTCGCCAACCGATAAAATTATGCTAAAGTTAATACGTAACTTTAAGTTAGTGCAATCTATCGCTAAAGGCAGCGCCTTAGAGGATATTGACGACCTGCTGCACAAAGGGGCCGATGTTAATAGCTTTAGTTTTGAGGGCACACCGGCTTTACATTTAGCTATTACCCACCAAGATAGTTCTATTTTGGTTAAACTACTCTTAGAAAGCGGCGCCCAAATTAACTTAACCGATAACTTAGGCCATACGGCTTTACATTTAGCGTCTTTACATAATAAAATAGAATTAATCGATTTACTGCTAAGTTACGGTATTAAAATTAATGGGCGTAATAATAACGGTTTTACAGCCCTTGAGTTAGCCGAGCAGAATAACTTTAGCGAATTGGCCGCTCTTTTACAGCAGCGCGGCGCACACGGCCAGCTTTCTAAAGGAACACTTGCTAATAATGAGGTAAAAAAAGAAACCACAAAAAATAAAGATGGCTACGAAGAATCGCCTTTACACCGTTTAATAAAAAAACAAGCGGCGGCTCAACCTAAAAATGATTAGCAACCACTAGCTTATCTTTAAAAAAATCGCTATATTCGTAAGATGATGAGAGAAGAACTAATCCATTTACTGGCGGCTTGTGCTATTATTTTAAGCAGCATAACTTTTATTGTATCGTTATCGTTATTTTTTGCCGCCCGCCGCAAAGTGCTCAAATATTTATTTAGCGCCTTTACTACCGAGCTTGAGGGCTGGGGACTAGCCGCTAACCACCAGCTTACCCGCTACGCCCGCTGGGGAGCCATTAACGAATACGCCGAGAAAACCGCCAACAAAGAGCTTATACGCAAACTTTACCGCTTTAGAACTGCCCAGCTTTTTGCCGGCGATACCGCCGTTGTTACCATTACCTTAGCCGTACTTTTTTTATGGGTTTTTAACCCTTTTTAAGCCGCTCGTATTAGCGCGGCCTAATGCCTTCCCACATGTGCCAGTTAAGCGGGTTAATCGCCCAGCCGTCCCATTTATCAAGGTTAATAAAGTTACTAACTGTATTATTAAACAGCGGCAGCACCGCTTGGTCTTCTATAATGATAATTTCTTCGGCTTGCTGCATTAAAGCCGTGCGCTCTTGGCTAACCGGCAGCGTTAATGCCCTAGCCAATAACTCATCTACCTGCGGGTTGCTATAATTAAAAAAATTGTTACGGTCGCCCGTCATAAAAATACGCAAGTGATAGATAGGAGTATTGGCCGGCGAAGTCCAGCTAAAAAAGAAAATTTGAGTATCGGGGTGGCTGCGGTTAGCTAAAAAACTGTTCCACTCCATATTAATTAACTGCACATTAATACCCAGCTCGGTTTGCCAGCTATGAGCGACAAATTCGGCTATTAAGCGCGTAACCTCGTTAGTGTTATATAAAAAAGTTAAGGTACCCAGCCCATCTCCGCCGGCAAAACCGGCTTCGGCTAATAATTGCCTAGCCAACTGTGGGTTATATAAATCGTTATTAATATTACTATTATCTAAATGTGTGTAAAAATACGGGCCGGCGCCGGTGGTAGCTAAAGGAACAAAACCGTGTACCGGCAGCTGACCGCCGGCTAAAAACGGCAATGCCACTAAAACCGCTCTATCTATGGCTAGGGCTAAAGCCTGCCGCACTCTAACATCTTGCAAATTAAGGTGCACCGTGTTAAAAGCAAAGTTGACGGTGCTCATTGTTGGGCCGGGCTGCCAATCGTCTCTAAACATCGGCTCTGCCCCCAAGCCCGGCGGTATGCCTATTATCCAATCTACCTCACCGTTACGCAGAGCATTAAAAGCAGCCGTTTGATCGCTTAAGGCTAAAATAACTAACTTATCGATAAAAACATTACTACGGTTAAAATAGAGCTCGTTAGGAACTAAAATTAACCGGTCTTGCGGCAGCCAGCTTTGCAAAGTAAAGGGGCCGCTGGCCACAAAGTTTTCGGGCCGTGTCCACTGGTTACCGTAAGCATTAACAACATGCATCGGCCTAATCATGTGTTCGGTACTGCCAAAATCGGGCACCTCTATCGGGGTAAGGCGATTGTGCCTAATGGTGTAGCTATCCAGTAGCTGCCAAGCTCGGGCCTCGTTAGCCGGTATTTGCCCGGTTAAAGCGGCTTCGCCATCAAGGTACTCTAAGATAAGGGCAGCGGCACCGGGCCACGCCGTAGCCGGGTTAAGCATACTTTGCAGACTGGCTATTACCTCGTGGGCGGTAAGCGGGTGGCCATCGCTAAAAGTTAGTCCTTGCCTAATGTTAAAGATGATAGTTAGCCCATCATCGCTAATCTGCCAGCTTTCGGCCAGCTGCGGAATAACATTACCGTATTTATCGTAGGTGGTAAGGCCGGCAAATAAGGCGTGCATAATGCGCCTTTCGGCGATACTCCAAATTTGCGTAGGGTCGAGCGAGGTAGGTTCTATACCATTAACAAAGATAAACTCTACTTCTTGATGATGAACTTGCCCGCAAGAGGTAAACCCTAAATTAAAACTTAATAAAATAAAGAGATAAAGATATTTTTTCATATTGTGTATTCCTTATAGCTGCTACATCTTTAATAAGTAATATTTTGAGAAAGCAAAACTAGCTCTTGCGGCATAGCGCCTGCTAGTATTTCTTCTACCGTAATAAGATACATTTTTTTGATATGCCCAAAATGAAAAAGCGAAGTTTTTATATCTATAAACCCTAAATCATCGGCCTCGCTATACATACCTTTGGTAAAATATTTATCAAAACCCACAAAGACACCAAAATCGGCATTAAATTTACCTATACTATCCTTAAAGGCCCGTATTTGAGCAATAGTAACATTGCCGCCCTTTATCTCGATAACGGCCCGCACCTTTTTATCACCCATATTGTAAACTACATGGCCATCAATACCACCATCACCTGTGGCTTTAGTTTTGTGCCCTTGCAACACATATTCTACCAACCAACGCTCAAATTTATCTTTGTTATCACGAGCAAGCTTTTCGGCGCTGGCTATATCACGCGGAAAGCCAATCACTTCGTAGTTGGCTTTTAAAGGTTTTAAACGTTTTTCTTCTATCAAACTAATGGCTAAATGGTTAATATCTACCCCCAGCCACTTACGACCCAGTCTTTCGGCCACTGTTACGGTAGTGCCGCAACCGCAGAAAAAATCGGCCACTAAACTGCCCTCATCACTCAATGAAGTTATAATACGCTCTAAAAGCTTCTCGGGTTTTTGCGTGGGATAACCAAGTCGTTGTTGACCTTGCGCATTAGGAATATCGGCCCATACATTACCAAGTAACTTGCCTTTACTATTACTTAAATAACGCTTAAAGGCCAAACGGCCTGTTTTTTGCTTAGGGAAATAAATGAGCCCTTTTTCGTCCCATTTTTGCATAGTTTCCGGCGGGCAACGCCAACCATTTTTAGGTGGTGCATAGCCCTTATAGTTGTAATTGTACCCAGAGGTTGGAGAAGGCTTACTTAAATCACCTAAACGATAAATACCTTTGCCATCATTATCGTTGTGTTTGTAAAAATCTTTTATATATTTTTCATCAAGCTCGGTATACAGCGGCTTAAAAAAATAATTTTCACTTTTACTATAAAAAAAGATGGTATCGCTTACCTTAGTAAAACGTTTTTTAGCGTCGCTATGAGCATTAGTGCGTTGCCAGATAATTTCGTTTTGAAAGTTTTTTAATTCAAAGATTATATCTAGTAATATCTTTAAGTAATGGCTCATCGTAGGGTCACAGTGTAAGCACAAACTCCCTGTATCTTTTAGTAATTTATGCATATAATATAAACGGTGCGCCATCATAATTAAATAACTCATTTGGGCTTCGGTAAATATTTTACGATTACCATGTAAAAAATCGTAGAGCAAAGGCATATCGGCGTAACCTTTAATTTCTTCTAACTCGTGGCTTAGGCTGACATTACTCCAAGTATCGCTAAAGGCTTCCTTTAAGGCCGTATGTTTACCATCTACCGCTTCGGCCACTAAGTCTTCAAAGAGCATATTGTAGTTACGGG
It contains:
- a CDS encoding peptide ABC transporter substrate-binding protein, producing MKKYLYLFILLSFNLGFTSCGQVHHQEVEFIFVNGIEPTSLDPTQIWSIAERRIMHALFAGLTTYDKYGNVIPQLAESWQISDDGLTIIFNIRQGLTFSDGHPLTAHEVIASLQSMLNPATAWPGAAALILEYLDGEAALTGQIPANEARAWQLLDSYTIRHNRLTPIEVPDFGSTEHMIRPMHVVNAYGNQWTRPENFVASGPFTLQSWLPQDRLILVPNELYFNRSNVFIDKLVILALSDQTAAFNALRNGEVDWIIGIPPGLGAEPMFRDDWQPGPTMSTVNFAFNTVHLNLQDVRVRQALALAIDRAVLVALPFLAGGQLPVHGFVPLATTGAGPYFYTHLDNSNINNDLYNPQLARQLLAEAGFAGGDGLGTLTFLYNTNEVTRLIAEFVAHSWQTELGINVQLINMEWNSFLANRSHPDTQIFFFSWTSPANTPIYHLRIFMTGDRNNFFNYSNPQVDELLARALTLPVSQERTALMQQAEEIIIIEDQAVLPLFNNTVSNFINLDKWDGWAINPLNWHMWEGIRPR
- a CDS encoding ankyrin repeat domain-containing protein, with amino-acid sequence QADELPPETETHFTETPEIEETIGLIDAIHEDIAAIQDDPVVFDGVLNETTEDNIDYDLPLAEPTHEEIESITADNLDIIEEVLSEDTESITEDNLAVTEEVPNEALDSSDENNEEIADEVLSEATTDTYLTAESEFTGETEAEPELIVTEQTEPELPQGEDLFAVIQNSLAKTSEILDNPPEEPLTNRPAAELALNTETEAAALPLSKDFSQKIMEQVSPEDLAKLQAALAKTDVNAKDSFGITPLGLAVSYGQLHTVAVLLTNGANIKATNNYGATAIHATTKLAAGPNKEDILTLLLEHGADINAKDNYGQTALHIEARFGQLPALEYLLKHGAAINQLDNKGAAALNYAVLRGDTSLVYSLLMAGAKSNIIDGYGRPLEDWVSPTDKIMLKLIRNFKLVQSIAKGSALEDIDDLLHKGADVNSFSFEGTPALHLAITHQDSSILVKLLLESGAQINLTDNLGHTALHLASLHNKIELIDLLLSYGIKINGRNNNGFTALELAEQNNFSELAALLQQRGAHGQLSKGTLANNEVKKETTKNKDGYEESPLHRLIKKQAAAQPKND
- a CDS encoding restriction endonuclease, producing the protein MNKLYYGDNLDILKLLTKQYPQGFIDLIYIDPPFNSARNYNMLFEDLVAEAVDGKHTALKEAFSDTWSNVSLSHELEEIKGYADMPLLYDFLHGNRKIFTEAQMSYLIMMAHRLYYMHKLLKDTGSLCLHCDPTMSHYLKILLDIIFELKNFQNEIIWQRTNAHSDAKKRFTKVSDTIFFYSKSENYFFKPLYTELDEKYIKDFYKHNDNDGKGIYRLGDLSKPSPTSGYNYNYKGYAPPKNGWRCPPETMQKWDEKGLIYFPKQKTGRLAFKRYLSNSKGKLLGNVWADIPNAQGQQRLGYPTQKPEKLLERIITSLSDEGSLVADFFCGCGTTVTVAERLGRKWLGVDINHLAISLIEEKRLKPLKANYEVIGFPRDIASAEKLARDNKDKFERWLVEYVLQGHKTKATGDGGIDGHVVYNMGDKKVRAVIEIKGGNVTIAQIRAFKDSIGKFNADFGVFVGFDKYFTKGMYSEADDLGFIDIKTSLFHFGHIKKMYLITVEEILAGAMPQELVLLSQNITY